Sequence from the Bacteroidales bacterium genome:
GAGCATTGAGTGTATTTTTCAATGCAGGTATTGCCACAGAAGTATTTCCTTTACTCATTTTTATAGCTATTGGTGCAATGATTGATTTCTCACCATTATTTAGAAATCCATTTTTGCTACTATTTGGTGCAGCAGCTCAATTCGGGATTTTTGCAACAATAGCATTAGCCGCAGCATGTGGTTTTGACCTTTATCAAGCTGCTTCTATCGGCATTATTGGTGCAGCTGATGGTCCTACTTCTATTTTTGTTGCAAATAAATTTGCGCCAGAATTACTCGGTCCTATATCAGTAGCGGCATATTCATACATGGCATTAGTACCTATTATTCAACCACCTGTTATTAGAGCTATTACCTCTAAAAGAGAACGCAGAATAAAAATGACAGGAGTAGATAATAGCAAACCTATTTCTAGAACAACAATGATTCTATTCCCAATTGTAGTTACTATTATTGCCGGAATTATTGCTCCTGCATCATTAGCATTAATCGGTTTCTTAATGTTTGGAAATCTTATTCGCGAATGTGGAGTTTTAAACAAATTATCATTAGGAGCTCAAAATGAATTGTCAAATATTGTTACAATTCTTTTAGGTATTACCATAGCATCTACAATGACTGCTGAACGTTTTGTTAGAGTTGACACTCTAATGATCATGGGATTAGGATTATTTGCTTTTATTTTTGACACTTTTGGCGGTGTAATGTTTGCAAAGCTTATGAATATTTTTATGCCTAAACACATGAAAATAAATCCAATGGTTGGAGCTTGCGGAATTTCAGCATTCCCTATGTCTGCTCGCGTTATACACAACATGGGACAAAAAGAAGACAGAACTAACTTCCTACTTATGCCAGCAATTAGCACAAATGTTGGAGGACAAATAGGTTCGGTTGTAGCTGGTGGTCTTATACTTGCTTTAATTCCTTTATTTGCTTAAAAAAACATGGAGAATAAAATTATGAATACACAAGACTATAATAATTCAGCATATTTAGCTCAGCAAAATGAAATTGACAGCATACAGCCTGTAGCTGCTCAAGATACTACTAATGCTAAACAACTTGAAACACATACAGAAACAGAAGTACCAAAAGTACCCAAAAGCATTAAACAGAATGTTACTGCATCATTTGAAGTTATGGGTATTGGCTTGATTGGTATATTTGTCTTTATGATTATATTTTTTGCAGCTATCAAACTTCTTGAAAAATTATTTCCACACAAAGAAGAGAAATAGTTAAAAAATTTAATTTTTAACATTATATAAGAAGTACAGAATAAATTAAAATTCTGTACTTTTTTTTGTTTTCTGTTTTTTTAGGAAAGTATCGTTAGCTATCTTGGTGCGGCGACGTAAAGCGCTGATAATCAGGGGTTACGAGCGGCGACCGTTTGGCTCAATAGTTTTGGCTACGGCGGTGTAACTCATTGATAATCAGACATTTACTGGGCGACAGCTTTGTGTGGGTGCGGCAGCGTAAAGTGCTTATAATCAAGAAGTTACGTGCAAGCGAGGTTAGTGTGGCGGCGGCTCCGCCTAACTTATTGGTAATCAGATAGTTACACAAGCACAACCACTTCCAAACCATTCGTCAGGCTCATGGCATCGCTTTACAAACTCTGCAACTTTTAACTAATCTTTTACACAACGGACAGAATATCCTGAGTACTTAGTGCCGCAGTTTCTGTACACTTTGCTGTAATCATAGCGCATGTAACGGTTCCATGCGCCTCTTTCATCGCTCTCTGTAGCAGTCCACCAAACAGCATAGTTTCCTATATTGTAGAAATTTCCACCGCTTCTATAGCCTCCAGGCAGAGCAGCAAAGCCAGATTCATTGGTAGCACCAGTATTGGGTCTTCTCCAATGAAGCGTATCTGCTTCTTTAAGTTTGCCGCCCACGCCAGTGCCTCGCCAACCAACAGCATTTGCCTGTTTTTTTGTCATTCCAAGATACATTTCAAGCTGTTTCCACTCTGCATCGCTTGGTAAATGCCAACCACAAGGGCATACACCTTCCACTCCACTTGAGTTACTAGCCATAGCTGCGGACCAGTTGTATAAAACACCATAAGTTTTGTAATTGTCTGTTGCTTTGGCTTCTGCAATATTAGTACCATTGTAACCGTAAACATAATAAAGTGGAACGGTTGTTGAACCTGAATCCGGACCAACTACACTTGGCAAATACTTCAAGTTCTCTGCCATCCAAACTTGGTCGCCAATTTTTACAGTTTTATAAATATTACCATCACGAGTATCTTTAAAACTGTTTTCTAGTAAAACAACTGTGCCATTATCACTTAATTTATGGTTTTTACAACTAATTGTAAAGACCATAAATGCTCCCATCATTAATAATAAAGGCAATCTAATAAATCCTTTTTTGTTCTTCATAAATTTATAATTTACATTACCCCTACTCTTTAAGTTTTTCGAATTCTGCCACGTTTATTAAAGTGATTTCTGATCTCCACTTTTTTTATTAAGAAAATTTTCTTTGCTAATTCGAGTGATAAGTTCATTGAATTTAACGAACCATAACTATTTTTTAATTATTTATTTCAAGAAACAAATATAGACAAATTGTAAATATAAATACAAAAAGTAAAAAATGCTTTTTTATTAATTTCAAAATTTTATTACTGCTAGCCTGCATGAGAACTCCCTCTCTGCCTGCGTAAAGTATTGATAATCATAGAGTTGTAAAGTAGTTTTTAGTGTTGAGTGTTGAGTGTTGAGTTTTTAGTTATGGCTCGCTATTCGCTCGCTTTGCAGTGTAAGCTATTGATAATCATGGAGTTATGAGGCGGCAGCTCCGAGTAGGTGCGGCGGCTCTATCTCTGTAACTGCTACATTGAGTGTCCACCCGCGTAAGTCATTGATAATCAGACAGTTATAAGTTGCCGACCCGCTGCTCATGTAAGTCCTTGATAATCAAGCAGTTGTAGTATCGCCGCTCATTGAGCCGCGTCGAAATGGCGGCGTAAAATACTGACAATCAATGAGTTACAAATCGCCGTCTCCCATCCGCCGTAAAGTACTGATAATCAGATAATTACACTTATTGCTAAACTTAAATAGCCTTTCTGCAAAATTTTTTGTAAATTTTAAAATACAAAAAATTTTGCAGAAAGAATTTGCGAATAAGTTTTTATCACTGCTAGCCTGCATGCATGACAGCCTCGCCCGCATAAGTCCTTGATAATCAGCGAGTTACCAACCGCCGCCGCTTTACCTGTCTCGGCTACTTGCTTTGCTTGTCTGCGTCCGTCTAAGTTGCTAATAATCAGGTAGTTATGGGTGCCCGACTGTTTGGTGTCTGCGCCAGTCTAAGTTGCTGATAATCAGGTAGTTACAAGCCGCCGACCTGTCCGCGTAAGTCATTGATAATCAAGCAGTTACCCCCACCACCAAAAAAACTCAACACTAAAAACTAAATAGAAAAATTCCATTCGTCAAGAAATTCGCTTAAAAATGTTTCAAGGAACTTATGTCTTTTTTCAGCAATACGCTTTCCTTCTTTAGTTTGGATGCGATTTTTAAGCAATAGCAATTTTTCGTAAAAATGGTTTATAGTGTTTGATGTATTATCTTTATAGTCCTCAAAAGTATTGTAAGTATTGGTTTTTTCAGTATTGTCATACATTTTACGCTGCTTCAATGCTCCATAAGCAAAAGCTCGAGCTACGCCAATCGCACCCATAGCGTCTAATCTGTCAGCATCTCTTACACATTGACCTTCTAACGACAGAGCTAAATCATCAACGCCATTGCCTTTAAAAGAAACGCCTTCAACTATTTCAACAATTTTATTTATAATTTCCTGTTCAGAAATAAAATCGCTCAATATTTCTTTCACAGCTTCTGCCTGAGTTTTATTTGAATTTTCCACTAATTTATAGTCGCCAATATCATGCACCAAAGCAGCAATGGAAACGATTTTCAAATCACATTTTTCAACATTAGCAATATGGCGAGCTAATTCGTAAACACGCATAACATGTTCAAAATCGTGTCCGCTTCCGTTTGACTCGAATATTGTTTTTATTTTTTCGATTAACTTATTCAAGCAAAAATCATCGCTGTTAATCATGCATTTCGTATTTATAAACTTTATTCATCTTTTCAGGCTTCATTTTCCCTGAATAATTGCGATAATCAACAATAATTTCTTTTTTTATCAAGCCATTTTTTTGATAAAAAAACTTAGTTTGCCGCACAATGCTATTATCTGCAATATGCTGTTCTATAAACGGTTTTGCGTGATTTTTTTTGTAATTCCATAAAATTGTCAGAGTTGTGTCGCCCATGCTTATCGCATCTTGCCTAACTTCCCTACCATACGCATCATATTTAAAGCTAATGTTGGAAATCGTATCTTTATTATTAATAGAAACAAGCCCGACTAAGTTTTTATTTTCATCATAAATAAAATCATTTGCTAGAATTGTAATTTTGTCGCCATCAATAATAGTTTCAGTTCTATTTGTAACATTTTGAAAATCATTGTAACTATAAGTAGTTGTAATTTTTTTTAGTTGCCCTATATAGCTGGTTTCAACATTTATTTTATCAAAAGCATTATACTCCAAATATGTGATGCTAACCACAGAATCAAACTGTTTTTCGCGTATTCTTTCTAACATTTTTCTTCCGTCATAAAAATATTCATAATCGGCAACGCTCGCTCCATTCATATATTTCGATGATTTCGACAGCAAATCATTTTTATAAATAAATGTTTCGTCAAACCACATTACAGGCTCACTTTCTATTTTACTTTTTTTAACTACAATCTCCCCCTCTTTATTATATTCAATAAATTCGGTCAAACTTTTATTTACATACATGCTTCTAGATTTTATGCCATCTTGAGCATATAAATAAGCTGTAACGCACAAAAACAAAACGCTTAAAATTATATTTTTCATCGCTATTTTTTTCTTTTTTTATTATTTTTTCTAATCCACAAATCTTTGATTTTATCAAAGTCTTTCTGATAAAAAAGTGCAACACCTTGCGTATATGGCGCATTATTAGCTACGATATCAACGGTATTTGATCTGTTGAACGCTTTAACTCTAAGCTTTCCATCTTTAGTAATTTTATATTCCAGACTCACATCGCCTGCAATATTTGAAGTTTGAGTGGCGTTTGTATTGCCGATTTCATTTCCGCCAATTTCCAAGTTCGTTTCAATTTTTATTCTATCATCGAGCAGTTGCGTGCTCAAAGCAATTTCAACCTGCGATGAACTCACTTGATCTCCTTGATTATAACTAAATCCCACGTCGAAGTCCTTACTAATTTGCGACAACCAGTTACCGAATTGATTTGAAATAAGCTCAGCGGAAGTATTTCCAATGCCTTGACTAATTGGGCTATTAAAAGTATTTTTTTCAGTTGGAATAAATGAATTTAAAATAAGTAAAGAAAAAACTTGCCTATTCATTTCTTCGGAGCTAGAAATAATTGTACGAACCAAATTTTTAGCATTTTCATCTGAGTCAGGCAAATCAATATCAAAAGTTATATCAGGTGAAAGCAAATTTCCAGAAAGACGCATCAAACAGCCAACGGGCACTTTATTTTTGTAATGTTCTGACTGATCGGCAATTGAAACAAGTTCATACAATGAAGTTTTCACTGAATAACGGGCAACTAAATCCATCAAACCTGAGTATGGATCTCCATTCCATGAAATTATTCCTCCTTTATCAATAAGGAATTTTTTGTTTACAATATTTTCCAAAGTAAATAAATATTCACCCTTTTCTATTTCGAGATTTCCAAACATAAGAAATTCGCCCGAGCGATCAATACTCATTCTCAATCGTCCTGTGCCGCTTCCTTTCATGATGTCGCCTATCTTTGGGTCAAAAACAATTTGAACTTCAGCATCAGGCGTTACATCTATATCAAACGCCAAACTAATACCAGAATCCCTTATTTTTAAATCTTTTTGAATATTTATGCTGTCGGAATCGGTATTTTTCACAAAAGATATAAAATCGCTTTCATAAACTTCGCTTGAAGAAGATATTGGTAAGTAAAACACAGTGCCAGGTTCGGTTTTTACAGCAGCTTCAATAGAAATCATATCAAAAGGACCTGACATTTTAATATTTCCAGAAACATATGCAGAGCCGTAGAAATAGTCATTGTCCTTTGCTGTTGTATTCATAAATTGCATTCTGTTTGTTTTTAGAGAAATATCAAGTCTCATGTTTTTAAATCTGTCATGAAAAACAATAATATCTCCATTAGCTTCATTTCCTTTAGAGTCAAAAACTGTAACGTCTTTTATTGCAAATTCATTATTTGTGATTTTCACAGAATGAGCAAAAGAATAATACATATTCAAATAATCAATTTTCAAATTTGTACGCCTTAAATTCAAATTTCCACTAATATCCGGTTTATCCAAATTGCCTTTAATATTTACATGACCAGAGCAACTGCCTTCTATAAAGCTGCTAAAATCAGCAATGTAAGGCTGGATTAATTTCAGGTTCAGCCTATCTAAATCCACCACAAAATCAAGCATATTTACGCTATCACGCGGATTAAAATAACCTTTTGCAGAAAAAGGAGTATTTGAGCCTATACTTCCTTTATACACTATCAATGCTTCGCTATAAACAGCTTGCCTATTATTATCCCAAGAGCTTTTAATTTTTGCATCACCAATAAAATTTTTATTTATAGACACTTTATCAATAGAAATATCCGCTCGATAATCAGGCACAGCGTACAAATTGCTTAATAAACAATAGCCATTCATATTTCCATCTAAATCCAGATTGAACGTGCTGGTGATGTCGTCAAAATCATCTAAAAACACATTTTCAAAAGAAATTTGTAAGATGTCATACGGATCTTTTGAAATCCGCCCATCAACAGTAATTTTCTGCATTTTAGAGTAAATAGCAAAATCGGAAATCCTGATACCTGTGGAATCTATATCAACTTTACCGTTATCTTTTACATGATACAATGAGTCATTTAGAGTCAAATCACTTTCATCAAACCGCACTACAACACGATTTCCTTCAAGATAAGCCAAATCTCCAGTAATATCTCCAAAAAAAGATTTTTTGCTTTTTTCGTTAATCCAATTTATAGAAAAATCCGTTTTATTATTGAATGTAACTGTGTTTGCCACTAAGTTTCCAATTACCAAACTATCGCCGTACGTAAGGTCTTCAGATTGCACAGTGAGATAAATGTTTTTGC
This genomic interval carries:
- a CDS encoding sodium ion-translocating decarboxylase subunit beta — its product is MGALEFSSLFPALAAFTWQHLVMIAVGGILIYLAIAKEYEPTLLLPMGFGAILVNIPWSSALLAVKGQVESWPLAQKYLSEGLHNMVEPGALSVFFNAGIATEVFPLLIFIAIGAMIDFSPLFRNPFLLLFGAAAQFGIFATIALAAACGFDLYQAASIGIIGAADGPTSIFVANKFAPELLGPISVAAYSYMALVPIIQPPVIRAITSKRERRIKMTGVDNSKPISRTTMILFPIVVTIIAGIIAPASLALIGFLMFGNLIRECGVLNKLSLGAQNELSNIVTILLGITIASTMTAERFVRVDTLMIMGLGLFAFIFDTFGGVMFAKLMNIFMPKHMKINPMVGACGISAFPMSARVIHNMGQKEDRTNFLLMPAISTNVGGQIGSVVAGGLILALIPLFA
- a CDS encoding HD domain-containing protein, giving the protein MINSDDFCLNKLIEKIKTIFESNGSGHDFEHVMRVYELARHIANVEKCDLKIVSIAALVHDIGDYKLVENSNKTQAEAVKEILSDFISEQEIINKIVEIVEGVSFKGNGVDDLALSLEGQCVRDADRLDAMGAIGVARAFAYGALKQRKMYDNTEKTNTYNTFEDYKDNTSNTINHFYEKLLLLKNRIQTKEGKRIAEKRHKFLETFLSEFLDEWNFSI
- a CDS encoding translocation/assembly module TamB, producing the protein MSKGSKKIGRVLLSIWIVLFCLPIALLVIVRTPWVQQYIAKKASAYYTEKLGTKVEIGRVDIVFPIDISLYDVDIEDKHANNLISAKEITVAPEKLSLNFSKFGIRKVMLREADINIIKYLNEKDLNFQFLVDYFASTDTTKSRKSTMPNINLSSLILSNCNFKWQNQDKDTICDSNISFNNLTLSNINLFAQNVSVSDSVTELDLKHLAVEDCSGFTLRHLSSKITFLKDKIVADKLKLITHNTNLNIDLTFGFDSLSAFNKFEEKVLMDVNFRKSRVGFDDIARFAPAMNGMSSAVYLSGHAIGTVSDFEAEKMKLQIGEKTFMYFDLKTSGLPRTNSTFIDFDLKKSNIFISDIDNFKLPEGKTLNIQAILGDLSRTQLVANVKGYVNDFNANLLAKTNKGNVKAIVKSKGDFPNATYNGKIDVDSFALQQFVGNSVPIGAITSSVNFSGYGTSASNYRLDADAKIFSLYFNNYKYSDITLNGKLKRNLFEGKLFSNDKNIAFNFDGLINFSKKSPTYDFIVNFEELNLSALNFARNNSLANFSGLIDVSLQGNNIDNFLGNMKLSNVYYSEGEKDFNLDYLTVNLVQKDSLNKLINVNSELLEGKIEGQFVFSEISDAFKIYLSNYIPSYSSKISANKKSLKNQVFTYNFTLRDVMPAMRIFVPNLEISENSILNGQFNFYENFMNTQIATNYIKSGKIKTENLMLIAQTFSKNIYLTVQSEDLTYGDSLVIGNLVANTVTFNNKTDFSINWINEKSKKSFFGDITGDLAYLEGNRVVVRFDESDLTLNDSLYHVKDNGKVDIDSTGIRISDFAIYSKMQKITVDGRISKDPYDILQISFENVFLDDFDDITSTFNLDLDGNMNGYCLLSNLYAVPDYRADISIDKVSINKNFIGDAKIKSSWDNNRQAVYSEALIVYKGSIGSNTPFSAKGYFNPRDSVNMLDFVVDLDRLNLKLIQPYIADFSSFIEGSCSGHVNIKGNLDKPDISGNLNLRRTNLKIDYLNMYYSFAHSVKITNNEFAIKDVTVFDSKGNEANGDIIVFHDRFKNMRLDISLKTNRMQFMNTTAKDNDYFYGSAYVSGNIKMSGPFDMISIEAAVKTEPGTVFYLPISSSSEVYESDFISFVKNTDSDSINIQKDLKIRDSGISLAFDIDVTPDAEVQIVFDPKIGDIMKGSGTGRLRMSIDRSGEFLMFGNLEIEKGEYLFTLENIVNKKFLIDKGGIISWNGDPYSGLMDLVARYSVKTSLYELVSIADQSEHYKNKVPVGCLMRLSGNLLSPDITFDIDLPDSDENAKNLVRTIISSSEEMNRQVFSLLILNSFIPTEKNTFNSPISQGIGNTSAELISNQFGNWLSQISKDFDVGFSYNQGDQVSSSQVEIALSTQLLDDRIKIETNLEIGGNEIGNTNATQTSNIAGDVSLEYKITKDGKLRVKAFNRSNTVDIVANNAPYTQGVALFYQKDFDKIKDLWIRKNNKKRKK